The sequence CGCGCGCTGCTCTTTAGCACGCCAGCCGGTCCCGTGCCACGAATTTCTGGGCGGCGGGCCAGTTCCGGCTTGGCCGGAATGCAAACGACGACTATAACGTTCGCTCATGCGACCGGTTCGATCGCTGCTGTTCTATATGGGGTTTGTCTTTCTGGGGGGCGCGTTGCTGGCGCCGTGGTTGTACTGGTCGGCGCAGTTTCTTGCCATTCACTTTCCCGCGCTCGAAAAATTGGCCGGCAATCCGTTTCACCGGTTCGTCAACCGCTCGCTGCTTGCCATGGCGCTCATCGGGCTTTGGCCCTTTTTGCGCGGGCTGGGCGTGCGAACATTGCACGACATCGGCGTGGTCAAACCCGCCGGGCAGTGGCACCGGCTGGCGTACGGAGGTGCGATCGGGTTTTGTTCGCTGGCCTGCGTGGCGGGTACTGTTCTGGTTGTCGGCGCGCGAACCATGAATGGTGAAATCTCCGCCGCCAGGCTCGGCGAGAAAATGCTCGGCGCGGCGGTGACCGCCATCGTCGTGGCGGTGGTGGAGGAAATGTTGTTTCGCGGCGCGATCTTCGGCGCGCTTCGAAAAACATGTCGCTGGCCGGTCGCGCTGGCCATCAGCAGTGTGGTTTATGCCGCGGTCCATTTTTTCGGCAAGACTGACCC is a genomic window of Candidatus Angelobacter sp. containing:
- a CDS encoding CPBP family intramembrane glutamic endopeptidase, coding for MRPVRSLLFYMGFVFLGGALLAPWLYWSAQFLAIHFPALEKLAGNPFHRFVNRSLLAMALIGLWPFLRGLGVRTLHDIGVVKPAGQWHRLAYGGAIGFCSLACVAGTVLVVGARTMNGEISAARLGEKMLGAAVTAIVVAVVEEMLFRGAIFGALRKTCRWPVALAISSVVYAAVHFFGKTDPVAGVSWASGLAVLPLMLRGFVDIEQVVPGFFNLTMAGALLALAYQRTGNLYFSVGLHGGWIFWLKSYGFLTREVPGAHAWFWGTSKMVDGWLALPALAAVLMVLGRLLPRGKSAGNASSA